In Paenibacillus phoenicis, one genomic interval encodes:
- a CDS encoding MgtC/SapB family protein, whose amino-acid sequence MKLIDAGLWNISYVDLSLRIVISLLLGGLIGLEREWHNHAAGFRTHILVCVGSTMIMLLSIYGFGDFSNEYNVRMDPARLAAQVVSGIGFLGAGAIIRNGSSISGLTTAASIWVVAAIGLCVGAGFFFGAVLVTVLVIIILVLLNKFEKSFHNKRSRNEVTVRILNKEGGVAKVAELFEQEGLLIVHMSLDAPNDDQEDEGVRTLRIKLHKPRSKDLLRVFDKLLALDCIHSFETAEALKSHPAHSSVSASRML is encoded by the coding sequence ATGAAGCTGATTGACGCGGGTTTGTGGAATATTTCCTATGTGGACTTATCGCTGCGAATCGTGATTTCGCTTCTGTTAGGCGGCTTGATTGGGTTAGAACGGGAATGGCATAACCATGCAGCCGGTTTCCGTACGCATATTCTGGTCTGCGTAGGGTCAACGATGATTATGCTGCTGTCCATTTATGGGTTTGGCGACTTTTCCAACGAATATAACGTTCGGATGGACCCGGCGCGGCTGGCTGCTCAAGTGGTATCCGGCATCGGCTTCCTGGGCGCGGGGGCCATCATTCGCAACGGCTCCAGTATTTCAGGGTTAACGACGGCGGCCTCCATTTGGGTTGTGGCAGCGATTGGCTTATGTGTAGGGGCGGGCTTCTTTTTTGGAGCGGTGCTTGTGACAGTACTGGTCATTATTATTCTGGTGCTGCTCAATAAGTTTGAGAAGAGCTTCCATAACAAACGCAGCCGAAATGAAGTGACCGTTCGGATCCTGAATAAGGAGGGCGGCGTCGCTAAGGTTGCGGAATTGTTCGAGCAGGAGGGACTGCTCATTGTGCATATGTCCTTAGACGCTCCTAACGATGATCAAGAAGATGAAGGCGTACGAACGCTGCGAATCAAGCTGCATAAGCCGCGCTCAAAGGATCTGCTTCGGGTATTCGATAAGCTGCTTGCTCTGGATTGCATCCATTCCTTTGAAACGGCTGAGGCGTTGAAGTCGCATCCGGCGCATTCCAGCGTGTCCGCCTCCAGAATGTTATAA
- a CDS encoding endonuclease/exonuclease/phosphatase family protein, translated as MFAKIMTFNLRLNVASDGENAWPYRTKAVAEVIKRHDADIIGIQEGLHDMLTDLEPLLPEYAWIGEGREGGNKGEYAAILYKKKNWTVGKAGHFSLSETPEQLGARSWSTSHPRMCTWVTFKSQTGAEFAAFNTHLDHISEEAQQKGMELIRERMKEFRTQTGLPVVLTGDFNVEPANAVITGLEQEGYRNAYSVLQQEKKEVGATVHHFLGGESGEPIDYIFVSPDLQIQNVRVDRELYEGRYPSDHYPVIAEVSPL; from the coding sequence ATGTTTGCGAAAATTATGACTTTTAACTTAAGACTGAATGTGGCGTCAGACGGGGAGAATGCATGGCCGTATCGTACGAAGGCGGTGGCTGAAGTGATTAAACGCCATGATGCGGACATCATTGGCATTCAAGAGGGTCTACATGACATGCTTACGGACTTGGAGCCGTTACTTCCGGAATATGCTTGGATTGGAGAAGGCCGGGAAGGCGGGAACAAAGGCGAATATGCTGCCATTCTGTATAAAAAGAAGAATTGGACTGTAGGAAAGGCGGGGCATTTCAGTTTATCGGAAACCCCGGAGCAGTTAGGTGCGAGAAGCTGGAGCACTTCCCACCCGCGCATGTGCACTTGGGTGACGTTTAAGTCGCAGACGGGCGCTGAATTTGCTGCGTTTAATACGCATTTAGACCATATTAGTGAAGAAGCTCAACAGAAAGGTATGGAATTAATTCGAGAGCGAATGAAGGAATTTCGTACGCAGACGGGTCTTCCGGTCGTGTTAACGGGCGATTTTAACGTTGAACCGGCAAACGCTGTCATTACGGGATTGGAGCAGGAGGGATATCGAAATGCTTATTCCGTTCTGCAGCAAGAGAAGAAGGAAGTGGGGGCGACGGTTCATCACTTTTTAGGTGGCGAATCCGGAGAGCCGATTGATTATATCTTCGTATCCCCTGACTTGCAGATCCAGAACGTTAGGGTCGATCGAGAGCTATATGAAGGACGATATCCTTCGGATCATTATCCCGTGATCGCCGAGGTGTCACCGTTGTAG
- a CDS encoding ABC transporter permease, translated as MSVQTLKHRFRSIHYGQLLLYVLLAWFIIAFLIYPNLNIYYEIFFKNGSFSLDAVHKLLSSKRAMSSLSNSFILAISLVITVNVVGITLVLLTEYFQIKGAKILKLGFFTTLLYHGVVVASSYKFAYGENGFITKVLSALFPAFNTGWFHGYWAVLFVMTFACTSNHILFLGNAIRKVDFQTIEAARGMGASTFYILRRVVLPVLKPTIFALTILTFLTGLGAMSAPLILGGTEFQTITPMILTFSKSSTSKDLAALLALVLGLATIILLSIMIRFEKQGNYMSVSKVKSVLVKQKINHKFGNFITHLIGYVLFVIYLIPVTLIVIFSFTDSQSIATSTIHFDSFTLENYGRLFTTMSAFKPYLVSILYAAAASVVVVALALFASRILHKHKNSKLAAALEYSLLIPWVLPSTLIAIGLVVTYNVPRLVTGNTVLTGTLWMLLIGYVIIHIPFTMRMVKASFFSLDSNLEDASKNLGAKSFYTFRKVLLPIILPSTLAVLALNFIKILDDYDLTVFLYHPVYQTLGIVIKSSTDAEAGVAARAMSLVYSVVLMIMSGITMYFVYGRGNKDK; from the coding sequence TTGAGCGTACAAACGTTAAAGCACAGATTCCGATCCATTCATTATGGACAGCTTCTATTATATGTCCTGCTGGCCTGGTTCATTATCGCTTTTCTCATTTACCCGAACCTGAACATTTATTATGAGATCTTCTTCAAAAATGGAAGCTTCTCGCTGGATGCCGTTCACAAGCTCTTGTCATCGAAACGTGCAATGTCCAGCTTATCCAACAGTTTTATATTAGCGATCTCCCTAGTGATTACGGTGAATGTTGTTGGGATTACGTTAGTCCTGCTAACGGAGTATTTTCAGATTAAGGGAGCGAAAATTTTAAAGCTAGGTTTCTTTACCACCTTGTTGTACCACGGGGTTGTTGTAGCATCGAGTTACAAGTTTGCTTATGGCGAAAATGGATTTATCACGAAAGTGTTATCCGCTCTCTTTCCGGCTTTTAACACAGGCTGGTTTCATGGGTACTGGGCTGTTCTCTTTGTAATGACGTTCGCCTGTACCTCGAATCACATCTTGTTTTTGGGGAACGCCATCCGCAAGGTGGATTTTCAAACCATTGAAGCCGCTAGAGGCATGGGGGCGTCTACCTTTTATATTTTGCGGCGGGTTGTGCTGCCCGTATTAAAGCCAACGATCTTTGCTCTGACGATCCTCACCTTCCTTACAGGACTTGGGGCGATGTCGGCTCCGCTTATTCTCGGCGGTACGGAATTCCAGACGATTACGCCTATGATCTTGACGTTCTCGAAGAGTTCAACGTCTAAGGATCTGGCCGCATTACTGGCCCTTGTTCTAGGCCTAGCAACGATTATCTTGCTATCGATCATGATCCGGTTTGAGAAACAAGGCAATTATATGTCCGTGTCTAAAGTCAAATCCGTATTGGTCAAACAAAAGATTAATCATAAGTTCGGTAACTTCATCACTCACTTGATCGGGTATGTGTTATTTGTGATTTACTTAATTCCGGTAACCTTAATTGTCATCTTCTCATTTACCGATTCCCAAAGCATTGCTACATCGACGATTCATTTCGATAGCTTTACGCTGGAGAATTACGGCAGATTGTTTACCACGATGAGCGCGTTTAAGCCTTACTTGGTAAGTATTTTGTATGCTGCGGCAGCGTCAGTAGTAGTGGTGGCCCTTGCATTATTTGCATCCAGAATCCTGCACAAACACAAGAATAGCAAGCTGGCAGCAGCGCTGGAATACTCCTTGCTGATTCCATGGGTTCTGCCGTCCACGCTGATTGCCATTGGCTTGGTGGTCACTTATAATGTGCCGCGCTTAGTGACGGGGAACACGGTACTTACCGGTACGCTTTGGATGCTATTGATTGGTTATGTCATCATCCACATCCCGTTTACGATGCGAATGGTCAAAGCCTCTTTCTTTAGTTTGGACAGCAACTTAGAGGATGCTTCCAAGAACCTGGGGGCCAAATCGTTTTATACCTTCAGAAAGGTACTGCTGCCGATCATCTTGCCGTCCACCCTCGCTGTCCTTGCGTTAAACTTTATTAAAATATTGGACGACTACGATTTGACCGTTTTCTTATATCACCCCGTGTATCAGACACTGGGAATTGTGATCAAGAGCAGTACGGACGCAGAAGCAGGGGTTGCGGCGCGTGCGATGTCACTGGTTTATTCTGTCGTGTTGATGATCATGTCTGGAATTACGATGTACTTTGTTTACGGTAGAGGTAATAAAGATAAATAA
- a CDS encoding ABC transporter ATP-binding protein, whose translation MITFQDIQIHFGDFHAIKNFNLKINEGEFFTFLGPSGCGKTTILRSLAGFISPSGGRILLNDKDITHAPIEKRGIGMVFQSYALFPTMTVYENIAFGKRVKKASKAEIDQEVRDIARKVDLKEEQLHKRVSDLSGGQQQRVAIARALVLKPSILALDEPLSNLDAKLRVQLRNELKELQKQFGITTIYVTHDQEEALTLSDRIAVFNNGILEQVGTPYEIYNSSKTEFVCNFIGDINKLDPGLIANSPLKEFVPRNKVAYIRNEKVNLSPVSGSDVVRLKAKVVDREFYGLYSKYVLEMAGGSLLKTIEKESGHVGHEVGTETEVYIRLADIMQYDRTEGGN comes from the coding sequence ATGATCACATTTCAAGATATACAAATTCATTTTGGAGATTTCCATGCCATTAAGAACTTTAATCTGAAAATCAACGAGGGGGAATTTTTCACCTTTTTAGGCCCTTCAGGCTGTGGTAAAACAACCATTCTTCGAAGTCTAGCAGGTTTCATATCCCCATCTGGCGGCAGAATTCTATTAAACGACAAAGATATTACACATGCTCCTATTGAAAAACGCGGAATCGGTATGGTGTTCCAAAGCTATGCGTTATTTCCGACGATGACGGTGTACGAAAATATTGCATTTGGTAAGCGCGTCAAGAAAGCATCAAAGGCCGAAATCGATCAGGAGGTCCGAGACATTGCTCGTAAGGTCGACCTAAAGGAAGAACAGTTGCACAAGCGAGTCTCGGATTTGTCGGGCGGGCAGCAGCAGCGTGTAGCGATTGCCAGAGCACTCGTATTAAAGCCGTCGATTTTGGCCTTGGATGAGCCGTTGTCGAATCTGGATGCGAAGCTGCGCGTCCAGCTCAGAAATGAATTGAAGGAATTGCAAAAGCAGTTTGGCATCACAACCATCTATGTGACCCATGATCAGGAGGAAGCGTTAACGTTATCCGACCGGATCGCCGTTTTCAATAATGGGATTCTGGAACAAGTGGGTACGCCTTATGAGATCTACAATTCATCTAAAACCGAGTTTGTATGTAATTTCATCGGCGACATTAATAAGTTGGATCCGGGATTGATCGCTAACAGCCCCTTAAAGGAGTTCGTTCCACGGAACAAAGTTGCCTATATCCGCAATGAGAAGGTGAATCTATCGCCCGTGTCAGGCAGCGATGTTGTGCGCCTGAAGGCGAAGGTCGTGGATCGTGAATTTTACGGACTCTATAGCAAGTATGTGCTGGAAATGGCGGGCGGCAGTTTGCTAAAGACGATCGAAAAGGAAAGCGGTCATGTGGGGCATGAGGTCGGAACGGAAACCGAAGTGTACATTCGACTTGCGGATATTATGCAATATGATCGGACGGAGGGAGGGAATTGA